A single region of the Acidobacteriota bacterium genome encodes:
- a CDS encoding molybdopterin-dependent oxidoreductase, which yields MRTPFGLGQTKPRHYLEMAKVAWRNRDEAGYTWRILRDGVCDGCALGTSGLRDWTLDGVHLCMVRLDLLRLNTMPALDPAVLADANALRTRGSTALRGLGRLAHPMLRRAGEPGFRRVSWPEAIEIAVSGLAEVRQRDPTRAAFFLTSRGIPNETYYVAQKAARFFGTPHVDTAARLCHAASTIALKRAYGYAAATNSYRDWLDAELIVFFGSNVPNNQPVTVKYLHHAVRRGTEIAVVNPYREPGLERYWVPSVPSSAVFGTDLARHWFAVDTGGDLAFLNGTMKALLDLPGGVARDFVESSTEDFDALDAALRQTSWEELQRASGTSRAEMERFAELLRAKPKTVLVWSMGLTQHRHGVDTVLALCNLGLIRGLPGLSGAGLVPIRGHSGVQGGSEVGCAPVSETEILDHWTKVWGFQPPRGPGLAATGQIEAAADGDIDAFWILGGNFLETMPDRERVERALQRPGIRIHQDIVPSSAMLVEPSDTVLLLPATTRYEIPGGVTETTTERRIVYSPPIAHGGAPARRLGECRPEWEVLCEVIAGVRPEPAGVLDFADTAAIRAEIAMAEPRYAGIENLKRKGDEFQWGGERLFEDGSFATASGRARFHPVEPPAERELGSGELFLSTRRGRQFNSMVHGDRDALTGLKRSDLLMNAGDGRTRGIGEGDRVVVSSPVSRMELVARFGPIKAGNVEAHWPECMELLPWSLDPDSGEPEYGVRVRIERLRHEH from the coding sequence CTGGGGACCTCGGGGCTCCGCGACTGGACCCTGGACGGCGTGCATCTCTGCATGGTCCGGCTCGACCTGTTGCGGCTGAACACGATGCCGGCTCTCGACCCGGCGGTGCTCGCCGACGCCAATGCTCTCAGGACACGCGGCTCCACAGCCCTGCGCGGTCTTGGACGGCTGGCCCACCCGATGCTGCGGCGCGCCGGCGAGCCGGGCTTCCGTCGCGTCTCCTGGCCCGAGGCGATCGAGATCGCGGTCTCCGGGCTGGCCGAGGTCCGCCAACGCGACCCCACCCGTGCGGCCTTCTTCCTGACCTCGCGCGGCATTCCCAACGAGACCTACTACGTGGCGCAGAAGGCCGCACGGTTCTTCGGTACGCCCCACGTCGACACGGCCGCCCGCCTCTGCCACGCCGCCTCGACGATCGCCCTCAAGAGAGCATACGGATACGCAGCGGCAACGAACTCGTACCGGGACTGGCTCGATGCCGAACTGATCGTGTTCTTCGGTTCGAACGTGCCGAACAACCAGCCGGTGACCGTCAAGTACCTCCACCATGCGGTCCGGCGGGGCACCGAGATCGCGGTCGTCAACCCGTATCGCGAACCAGGACTCGAGCGCTACTGGGTGCCGTCGGTGCCTTCCAGCGCGGTGTTCGGTACCGACCTGGCGCGGCACTGGTTCGCCGTCGACACGGGCGGGGATCTCGCCTTCCTGAACGGCACGATGAAGGCCCTGCTCGATCTCCCCGGAGGCGTCGCAAGGGACTTCGTGGAGAGCTCCACCGAGGACTTCGACGCTCTGGATGCGGCCCTACGGCAGACCTCCTGGGAGGAGCTCCAGAGGGCCAGCGGCACGTCGCGAGCCGAGATGGAGCGCTTCGCCGAACTGCTCCGCGCCAAACCGAAGACCGTGCTCGTCTGGTCCATGGGTCTGACCCAGCACCGCCACGGCGTCGACACCGTGCTCGCGCTCTGCAACCTGGGACTGATCCGCGGCCTGCCGGGCCTTTCCGGCGCCGGCCTGGTGCCCATTCGCGGCCACTCCGGCGTCCAGGGTGGGTCGGAAGTCGGCTGCGCACCGGTATCGGAGACCGAGATTCTCGACCACTGGACCAAGGTCTGGGGCTTCCAGCCGCCGCGCGGTCCCGGTCTCGCAGCCACGGGGCAGATCGAGGCCGCAGCCGACGGCGACATCGACGCTTTCTGGATCCTGGGAGGCAACTTTCTCGAAACGATGCCGGACCGGGAGCGCGTCGAGCGCGCGCTGCAACGCCCGGGCATCCGCATCCACCAGGACATCGTGCCGAGCAGCGCCATGCTGGTCGAGCCGAGCGACACGGTGCTGTTGCTGCCGGCCACCACCCGCTATGAGATCCCCGGCGGAGTCACCGAGACGACGACCGAACGGCGGATCGTCTACTCGCCTCCAATCGCACACGGCGGCGCCCCGGCAAGACGCCTCGGCGAATGCCGCCCGGAGTGGGAGGTGCTGTGTGAGGTCATCGCCGGAGTTCGGCCCGAGCCGGCCGGCGTGCTCGACTTCGCGGATACGGCCGCGATCCGGGCCGAGATCGCCATGGCCGAGCCCCGCTATGCCGGGATCGAGAACCTGAAGCGAAAGGGAGACGAGTTCCAGTGGGGTGGCGAGCGCCTGTTCGAGGACGGCAGTTTCGCCACCGCGTCCGGCCGGGCGCGTTTCCACCCCGTTGAACCGCCCGCGGAGCGCGAACTGGGGAGCGGCGAGCTGTTTCTCTCGACCCGCCGCGGCCGCCAGTTCAACTCGATGGTCCACGGCGACCGCGACGCGCTGACCGGTCTGAAACGGTCCGACCTGCTGATGAACGCCGGCGACGGCCGCACACGAGGCATCGGCGAAGGCGATCGTGTGGTCGTGTCGTCACCGGTCTCCCGGATGGAACTGGTCGCACGCTTCGGCCCGATCAAGGCCGGCAACGTCGAGGCCCACTGGCCCGAGTGCATGGAACTCCTTCCGTGGTCGCTCGACCCGGACTCCGGCGAACCCGAGTACGGGGTTCGCGTACGGATCGAACGGCTGAGGCACGAACATTGA
- a CDS encoding formate dehydrogenase accessory sulfurtransferase FdhD: MAIEEPLEIRVDGEALVVTMRSPGAEVELALGYLYAEGLIESAGDVDDAAVRSPSAQERGTVPTIEQVDPVPGSIVDVRLSSAGHRRARRAAIAARREVAFRVTSACGVCGKPSLDDLWVRLPAIRPLDVEPDRERRLVQALPARMTKHQRLFRDTGGVHAAALFDARAGGAEFLWLYEDIGRHNAVDKVIGRALLSGRLPLEATMLVVSGRLGFEIVQKVAVAGVPLIAAVGAPSTLALDIAHLAGVRVYAFVAGDRGNFYPAAPVQARLVTEPD, translated from the coding sequence GTGGCGATCGAGGAACCACTCGAGATCCGGGTCGACGGCGAGGCCCTGGTCGTCACGATGCGCAGTCCAGGCGCCGAGGTCGAGCTCGCGCTCGGCTACCTGTACGCGGAGGGTCTGATCGAGAGCGCCGGAGACGTGGACGACGCCGCCGTCCGCTCCCCCTCCGCTCAGGAGCGAGGGACGGTTCCGACGATCGAACAGGTGGACCCGGTCCCGGGATCCATCGTCGATGTGCGGCTCTCCAGCGCGGGACACCGGCGCGCCCGGCGCGCGGCGATCGCGGCCAGGCGGGAGGTCGCCTTCCGCGTCACCAGCGCCTGTGGCGTCTGCGGCAAGCCGTCGCTCGACGACCTTTGGGTGCGCCTGCCGGCGATCCGACCGCTTGACGTCGAACCGGACCGCGAACGACGGCTCGTCCAGGCGCTGCCCGCCAGGATGACGAAGCACCAGCGCCTCTTCCGGGATACCGGCGGCGTGCATGCCGCTGCCCTGTTCGACGCCCGTGCCGGCGGCGCCGAGTTCCTGTGGCTGTACGAGGACATCGGCCGTCACAACGCGGTCGACAAGGTGATCGGCCGCGCGCTGCTGTCCGGACGGCTGCCCCTGGAAGCGACGATGCTCGTGGTCAGCGGCCGCCTCGGCTTCGAGATCGTCCAGAAGGTAGCGGTCGCGGGCGTGCCGCTGATCGCGGCGGTCGGCGCGCCGTCGACGCTGGCGCTCGACATCGCCCACCTGGCGGGCGTTCGGGTCTACGCCTTCGTGGCGGGCGACCGCGGCAACTTCTATCCGGCGGCACCCGTCCAGGCGCGCCTCGTGACCGAACCGGATTGA
- a CDS encoding Glu/Leu/Phe/Val dehydrogenase, whose product MQVTTAAAVAEERTASGLTFFDHVNAAFDEAAKHTEHDPTLLEQVKWVNSVYRMSFPLRRDDGSIEVIHAWRAEHSHHRLPTKGGIRYAMNVNEDEVMALAALMTYKCALVDVPFGGAKGGIQIDRGRYSEGELERLTRRYTAELQRKSFIGPGKDVPAPDYGTGEQEMAWIADTYSQIEHGEVNVAACVTGKPVEHGGIQGRTQATGLGVFFGVREACSYEDDMAKLGLEPGIAGKRVVIQGLGNVGYHAAKYLQGAGAKLVGLAEFEGAIADPGGLDIDDVVEHRKTTRSILDFPGASNVEPSHKALELDCDILIPAALENQITRENIERISCRILAEAANGPTTSSASRAAAKRGILVIPDVYLNAGGVTVSYFEWLKNLSHVRFGRMQKRFEESVRKDLLHAMSSATGASFSRDEIKILARGADEIDLVNSGLEETMATAYHHIRRFRQKVGPGVDLRTAAMALAIDKVAASYKTAGIFP is encoded by the coding sequence CTGCAAGTGACGACGGCTGCCGCGGTTGCGGAGGAACGGACGGCCTCGGGCCTGACGTTCTTCGATCACGTCAACGCCGCCTTCGACGAAGCGGCAAAACACACCGAGCACGATCCCACGCTCCTGGAGCAGGTGAAGTGGGTCAACTCGGTCTACCGGATGAGCTTCCCGCTCCGTCGCGACGACGGCTCGATCGAAGTGATCCACGCCTGGCGCGCGGAGCACAGCCATCACCGGCTGCCGACCAAGGGCGGCATCCGCTATGCGATGAACGTCAACGAAGACGAGGTCATGGCGCTGGCCGCGCTGATGACCTACAAGTGTGCTCTGGTCGACGTCCCCTTCGGCGGCGCCAAGGGCGGGATTCAGATCGATCGCGGCCGCTACTCCGAAGGCGAACTGGAACGGCTCACGCGTCGCTACACGGCCGAACTCCAGCGCAAGTCCTTCATCGGTCCGGGCAAGGACGTGCCCGCGCCGGACTACGGCACCGGCGAACAGGAGATGGCCTGGATCGCCGACACGTACTCCCAGATCGAACACGGCGAAGTGAACGTGGCCGCCTGCGTGACCGGCAAACCCGTCGAGCACGGCGGCATTCAGGGCCGCACACAGGCGACCGGACTCGGCGTCTTCTTCGGCGTCCGCGAAGCGTGTTCCTACGAGGACGACATGGCAAAGCTCGGCCTGGAACCGGGCATCGCGGGCAAACGAGTCGTCATCCAGGGACTGGGCAACGTCGGCTACCACGCCGCGAAGTACCTCCAGGGCGCCGGCGCGAAGCTGGTCGGTCTGGCCGAGTTCGAGGGCGCGATCGCGGACCCGGGCGGACTCGACATCGATGACGTGGTCGAACACCGCAAGACGACCAGGTCGATCCTCGACTTCCCCGGCGCGTCCAACGTCGAGCCCAGCCACAAGGCGCTGGAACTCGACTGCGACATCCTCATCCCGGCTGCACTCGAAAACCAGATCACCAGAGAGAACATCGAGCGCATCTCCTGCCGCATCCTGGCCGAAGCCGCGAACGGACCCACGACTTCCTCCGCCAGCAGAGCCGCGGCGAAACGCGGCATCCTCGTGATCCCGGACGTCTACCTGAACGCCGGCGGTGTCACCGTGTCCTACTTCGAATGGCTCAAGAACCTCTCCCACGTCCGCTTCGGACGGATGCAGAAGCGGTTCGAGGAGAGCGTGCGCAAGGACCTGCTGCACGCGATGAGTTCGGCCACCGGCGCCAGCTTCAGCCGGGACGAGATCAAGATCCTGGCGCGCGGCGCGGATGAGATCGACCTGGTGAACTCCGGCCTGGAAGAGACGATGGCCACCGCGTATCACCACATCCGCAGATTCCGGCAGAAGGTCGGTCCGGGGGTCGACCTGCGCACCGCGGCCATGGCCCTGGCCATCGACAAGGTCGCCGCTTCCTACAAAACGGCCGGGATCTTCCCGTAG
- a CDS encoding calcium/sodium antiporter, giving the protein MISLLLIVLGIAVLWAGGEILVRSVTGLAAVLRVSPTVIGLTVVAFGTSAPELGVAVAAALRDSAGLVYGNVVGSNIANVGLILGVSALVVPLHNHTDGAERQAIRLVRRELPFMLGTSLLVLVFVAFGYLGRVAGIVLLALMAYFLVVLVRAGDTDAADPQGVSPVKSALGTLVGLALLAVGAAELLVPAAKDLALALGVSELVVGLTVVAFGTSVPELAACLVAAYRNQHGIVLGNIIGSNVFNILLVLPVAILIRPFETTFLAEGLDASVMLFFSLLMFLAVYLLRHGRSIGRTWGTLLVAAYGGYVAWLFSKL; this is encoded by the coding sequence TTGATCTCGCTGCTGCTGATCGTTCTCGGCATCGCCGTGCTCTGGGCCGGCGGTGAGATCCTCGTGCGCTCGGTGACCGGTCTGGCCGCGGTTCTGCGCGTCAGCCCGACGGTGATCGGGTTGACGGTCGTCGCCTTCGGCACCTCGGCGCCGGAACTTGGCGTGGCGGTAGCCGCCGCGCTGCGGGATTCCGCCGGTCTGGTCTACGGCAACGTCGTCGGCTCGAACATCGCCAACGTCGGTCTGATCCTTGGTGTCTCGGCGCTCGTCGTGCCTCTCCACAACCACACCGACGGCGCCGAGCGCCAGGCCATCCGCCTGGTCCGGCGCGAGTTGCCCTTCATGCTGGGCACGTCACTTCTGGTCCTGGTGTTCGTCGCCTTCGGATATCTCGGGCGCGTCGCCGGCATCGTCCTCCTCGCGCTGATGGCGTACTTTCTCGTCGTTCTGGTCCGCGCCGGAGACACCGACGCGGCGGATCCCCAGGGTGTCAGTCCGGTCAAGTCTGCCCTTGGCACTCTGGTTGGACTCGCGCTACTCGCCGTCGGCGCGGCCGAACTCCTGGTGCCCGCGGCGAAGGACCTTGCGCTGGCCCTCGGCGTCAGCGAACTGGTGGTCGGACTCACCGTCGTGGCGTTCGGAACCAGTGTGCCCGAACTCGCCGCCTGCCTGGTGGCGGCGTACCGGAATCAACACGGCATCGTGCTGGGAAACATCATCGGCTCGAACGTGTTCAACATTCTGCTGGTCCTACCGGTCGCGATTCTCATACGTCCCTTCGAAACGACCTTCCTCGCCGAGGGGCTCGACGCGTCGGTCATGCTCTTCTTCAGCCTCCTCATGTTTCTCGCCGTCTACCTGCTGCGACACGGGCGCAGCATCGGACGGACCTGGGGAACGCTGCTCGTGGCAGCCTACGGGGGCTACGTAGCCTGGCTCTTCAGCAAACTATGA
- the gcvP gene encoding aminomethyl-transferring glycine dehydrogenase produces the protein MTVTQPTASGSLPFADRHIGPRAAEIEQMLEALGQTSLASLIDAAVPAAIRSDGPTGGLELPPPASEAGALVELDEIASSNQVLRSFIGMGYHGCVTPPVIQRNVLENPGWYTAYTPYQPEISQGRLEALLNFQTMVANLTGLEIANASLLDEPTAAAEAMSLCWADRRRQGRFFVSEGCHPQTIEVVRTRAEALGIEVEVGDHERLDPNGIFAALVQQPATDGGVHDYRQLAARVREAGGLVIAAADPLALCLLEAPGEWGADVAVGNTQRFGLPMGFGGPHAAYIAVRDRLKRRLPGRLVGVTHDDRHRPALRLALQTREQHIRRDRATSNICTAQVLPAVIASFYAVYHGPGGLRSIAEAVHRRACRLAERLRTLGFELEADTFFDTVTAKVDGLPEEQQVLAAAVRRKLNLRGWGSGAISVACDETTTDYDIESVLAAFAEVRSSSIQVAAGTPEPLPEALRRTTPCLEHPVFSSYRSETELLRYLHRLEARDLSLTTSMIPLGSCTMKLNATAEMMPITWRGFAHMHPYAPEDQTAGYRRLCGDLEEWLARITGFSAVSLQPNAGSQGEYAGLLAIRSYHESRGEGARTVCLIPTSAHGTNPASAVLAGLKVEPVRCDDEGNIDLDDLRARADAHSEDLAALMVTYPSTHGVFEEAIREICAVVHNHGGQIYLDGANMNAQVGVCRPGEYGADVCHLNLHKTFCIPHGGGGPGMGPIAVASHLAPFLPRHPLASIGRSDSTGTLGDGTVGAVSAAPVGSGSILPISWAYIRMMGTAGLRSATEVAILNANYIAQRLAPHYPVLYRGAGGLVAHECILDLRDFKSSAVEVDDVAKRLIDYGFHAPTMSFPVAGTLMVEPTESESKAELDRFCDAMVAIRAEIAAVERGDVEIDDSPLRGAPHTAAAIVVDDWDRPYSRRQAAFPAPWTDDHKYWPPVGRIDNVHGDRHLICTCIGMEPFEAVGARGAFVR, from the coding sequence ATGACCGTCACCCAACCGACAGCGAGCGGCAGCCTGCCCTTCGCCGACCGTCACATCGGCCCCCGGGCCGCCGAGATCGAGCAGATGCTCGAGGCGCTCGGGCAGACCTCGCTCGCGAGCCTGATCGACGCGGCCGTACCGGCGGCGATCCGGAGCGATGGGCCGACCGGCGGCCTCGAACTGCCACCGCCGGCGTCCGAAGCCGGGGCCCTGGTCGAGCTGGACGAGATCGCGAGCAGCAACCAGGTGCTGCGCAGCTTCATCGGCATGGGCTACCACGGCTGCGTCACGCCACCCGTGATCCAGCGCAACGTGCTCGAGAACCCCGGCTGGTACACGGCCTACACGCCCTACCAGCCGGAGATCTCCCAAGGCCGGCTGGAAGCGTTGCTTAACTTCCAGACCATGGTCGCCAACCTCACGGGGCTGGAGATCGCGAACGCCTCCCTGCTGGACGAACCGACGGCCGCCGCCGAAGCGATGTCGCTTTGCTGGGCGGACAGGCGACGACAGGGGAGGTTCTTCGTTTCGGAAGGCTGCCATCCGCAGACGATCGAGGTGGTCCGCACCCGCGCCGAAGCGCTCGGCATCGAGGTCGAGGTCGGCGATCACGAGAGGCTCGACCCGAACGGCATCTTCGCGGCACTGGTGCAGCAACCGGCGACCGATGGCGGCGTCCACGACTACCGGCAGCTGGCAGCGCGGGTGCGGGAAGCGGGCGGCCTCGTGATCGCAGCCGCCGATCCGCTGGCCCTCTGCCTGCTGGAAGCGCCCGGCGAATGGGGAGCCGACGTCGCGGTGGGCAACACGCAGCGCTTCGGCCTGCCGATGGGTTTCGGCGGGCCGCACGCGGCCTACATCGCCGTCCGCGACCGCCTGAAGCGGCGGCTCCCTGGCCGCCTGGTCGGCGTCACGCACGACGACCGTCACCGCCCGGCGCTCCGCCTGGCGCTCCAGACCCGGGAACAGCACATCCGGCGCGACCGGGCCACGAGCAACATCTGCACCGCTCAGGTGCTGCCAGCGGTGATCGCGAGCTTCTACGCCGTTTACCACGGCCCGGGTGGTCTCCGGTCGATCGCCGAGGCGGTTCACCGGCGCGCGTGCCGCCTGGCCGAACGCCTTCGCACCCTCGGCTTCGAGCTTGAGGCGGACACCTTCTTCGACACGGTGACGGCGAAGGTCGACGGTCTTCCGGAGGAGCAGCAGGTGCTTGCCGCAGCTGTTCGGCGGAAGCTGAACCTGCGCGGTTGGGGTTCCGGCGCGATTTCCGTCGCCTGCGACGAGACGACGACCGACTACGACATCGAATCCGTGCTCGCCGCCTTCGCCGAAGTCCGATCGTCGTCCATTCAGGTCGCGGCCGGCACTCCGGAGCCGCTACCCGAAGCGCTGCGCCGGACAACCCCCTGTCTCGAACACCCCGTGTTCAGCAGCTACCGGTCGGAGACCGAACTCCTCCGCTATCTCCACCGGCTCGAGGCGCGGGACCTGTCGTTGACGACTTCGATGATCCCCCTCGGCTCGTGCACGATGAAGCTGAACGCAACGGCCGAGATGATGCCGATCACCTGGCGCGGGTTCGCCCACATGCATCCCTACGCGCCCGAGGATCAGACTGCCGGCTACCGGCGGCTCTGCGGCGACCTCGAGGAATGGCTGGCCAGGATCACCGGCTTCTCGGCCGTCTCCCTGCAGCCGAACGCCGGCTCGCAGGGCGAGTACGCCGGCCTGCTCGCGATTCGCAGCTACCACGAGAGCCGCGGCGAGGGTGCCCGCACCGTCTGTCTCATACCGACATCAGCCCATGGAACGAACCCGGCGAGCGCGGTGCTGGCAGGCCTGAAGGTCGAGCCCGTCAGGTGCGACGACGAGGGGAACATCGATCTCGACGACCTGCGTGCCCGGGCCGACGCTCACAGCGAGGACCTCGCCGCCCTGATGGTCACCTACCCGTCGACCCACGGTGTCTTCGAGGAAGCGATCCGGGAGATCTGCGCCGTCGTCCACAATCACGGCGGACAGATCTACCTGGACGGCGCGAACATGAACGCCCAGGTCGGCGTCTGCCGGCCAGGCGAGTACGGAGCCGACGTCTGTCACCTCAATCTGCACAAGACGTTCTGCATTCCACACGGAGGCGGAGGACCCGGAATGGGGCCGATCGCAGTCGCCAGCCACCTTGCGCCGTTCCTGCCGCGTCATCCCCTCGCCTCCATCGGTCGATCGGACAGCACGGGGACCCTGGGCGACGGCACGGTGGGTGCGGTCAGCGCGGCGCCCGTCGGCAGCGGCTCCATCCTGCCGATCTCCTGGGCCTATATCCGCATGATGGGCACCGCAGGCCTCCGCAGCGCCACCGAGGTCGCGATTCTGAACGCGAACTACATCGCGCAACGCCTCGCGCCCCACTACCCCGTCCTCTATCGCGGCGCCGGAGGCCTGGTCGCCCACGAGTGCATCCTCGACCTGCGTGACTTCAAGTCCTCGGCCGTCGAGGTCGACGACGTGGCGAAGCGGCTGATCGACTACGGCTTCCACGCCCCCACGATGTCCTTCCCCGTTGCCGGAACGCTCATGGTGGAACCGACGGAGAGCGAATCGAAAGCGGAGCTCGACCGCTTCTGCGACGCCATGGTCGCCATCCGGGCCGAGATCGCGGCGGTCGAGCGGGGGGATGTGGAGATCGACGACAGCCCGCTACGCGGCGCGCCACACACGGCTGCCGCCATCGTTGTCGACGACTGGGATCGTCCGTACTCCCGCCGGCAGGCCGCCTTCCCGGCACCGTGGACCGACGACCACAAGTACTGGCCTCCCGTCGGTCGCATCGACAACGTGCACGGCGACCGCCACCTCATCTGCACCTGCATCGGCATGGAGCCGTTCGAGGCGGTCGGTGCGCGAGGCGCCTTCGTCCGCTGA
- the cimA gene encoding citramalate synthase produces the protein MTATRIELYDTTLRDGTQRENISLSLADKVAIARRLDAFGIPYIECGWPGSNPKDADFFEAIRGVDLEQAKICAFGATRRKHSACAHDGNVQALVAADTPTVTLVGKSWDLHVEKVLETDARENEAMIGDTVGYLKDLGREVIYDAEHFFDGLAGNPECALGTLRAAAAAGADYVVLCDTNGGTLPWQIEAGVDAARAELGPDVRIGIHTHDDAGCGVANTLAAVRAGAVMVQGTINGYGERVANANLVTIIPDLQCKMGYSCVTDESLRELTSLSRYVAEVANVAHDDHLPYVGRSAFAHKGGIHVAAMLKEPSSYQHVEPELIGNEMRTVVSELSGRGNIVHLAESTGVGADTPYAREVLHKVKDLENRGYSFEAAEASVELMLRRAEPGYEAPFRLIDFLTVVEHRDGRGLVAEATVKVEVPDGTIAHTASEGNGPVNALAHALRKALEPHYPALGEMRLADYKVRILDSAQGTAATTRVLVDFVAGGDRWTTVGAGTNIIEASWEALSDAIEYGLTK, from the coding sequence GTGACCGCCACCCGGATCGAGCTCTACGACACGACGCTGCGCGATGGCACGCAGCGGGAGAACATCTCGCTGTCCCTGGCCGACAAGGTGGCGATCGCCCGGCGTCTCGACGCCTTCGGCATTCCCTACATCGAGTGCGGGTGGCCCGGCTCGAACCCGAAGGACGCCGACTTCTTCGAGGCCATTCGCGGAGTCGATCTCGAGCAGGCGAAGATCTGTGCGTTCGGCGCCACGCGGCGCAAGCACAGCGCCTGCGCTCACGACGGCAACGTTCAGGCACTCGTCGCTGCGGACACACCCACCGTCACACTGGTCGGCAAGAGCTGGGACCTGCACGTCGAGAAGGTGCTCGAGACCGACGCGCGCGAGAACGAGGCGATGATCGGCGACACGGTCGGCTACCTCAAGGATCTCGGCCGCGAGGTGATCTACGACGCGGAGCACTTCTTCGACGGCCTGGCCGGAAACCCGGAGTGCGCCCTCGGCACGCTCCGGGCGGCGGCCGCGGCGGGCGCCGACTACGTTGTGCTCTGCGACACGAACGGCGGAACCCTGCCGTGGCAGATCGAGGCGGGGGTCGACGCGGCGCGGGCTGAACTGGGCCCGGATGTCCGGATCGGTATCCATACCCACGACGATGCCGGATGCGGCGTCGCCAACACCCTGGCCGCGGTGCGCGCCGGCGCGGTCATGGTCCAGGGCACGATCAACGGCTACGGCGAGCGGGTGGCGAACGCGAACCTCGTGACCATCATTCCGGACCTCCAGTGCAAGATGGGCTACTCCTGCGTCACCGACGAGAGTCTGCGCGAGTTGACCTCGCTGTCCCGATACGTCGCCGAGGTGGCGAACGTCGCCCACGACGATCACCTGCCCTACGTCGGTCGCAGCGCCTTCGCCCACAAGGGCGGCATCCACGTGGCGGCCATGCTCAAGGAGCCGTCCAGTTATCAGCACGTGGAGCCTGAGTTGATCGGCAACGAGATGCGCACCGTCGTGTCCGAACTCTCGGGGCGCGGCAACATCGTCCATCTGGCGGAGAGCACGGGCGTCGGTGCCGACACGCCGTACGCCCGGGAGGTGCTGCACAAGGTCAAGGATCTCGAGAACCGCGGCTACAGCTTCGAGGCCGCGGAGGCCTCCGTCGAGCTCATGTTGCGCCGGGCGGAACCCGGATACGAAGCGCCGTTCCGTCTGATCGACTTCCTGACCGTGGTCGAGCACCGCGATGGTCGGGGTCTCGTCGCCGAGGCGACGGTCAAGGTCGAGGTGCCGGACGGCACGATCGCGCATACCGCATCCGAGGGAAACGGTCCGGTCAACGCCCTGGCCCACGCCCTGCGCAAGGCCCTGGAACCGCACTACCCGGCCTTGGGCGAAATGCGGCTTGCCGACTACAAGGTTCGCATTCTGGACAGTGCCCAGGGCACGGCCGCGACGACCCGGGTGCTCGTGGACTTCGTGGCTGGCGGCGATCGGTGGACCACGGTCGGCGCCGGCACGAACATCATCGAGGCGAGCTGGGAAGCCTTGTCGGACGCGATCGAGTACGGGCTGACGAAGTAG